The Chryseobacterium glaciei DNA window TTCACGGAAGTGATATTCTGCAAAAACCAGGACAATTAATTGATGAAAATTCTTGGGAAGACACAATCGCCCACGAATTATTTCACCATTGGTTTGGAGATTTGGTGACTGCAGAAAGTTGGAGTAATCTTACGGTAAATGAATCTTTTGCCAACTATTCCGAATACCTTTGGAATGAATATAAGTATGGAAAAGATCAAGCCGATTACCATCAATTGGAAGATGTTAACAGATATATCCACAATCCTTCTGATTTCAAGAAAAACTTGGTGAGATTTAATTATGAATCTCGTGAAGATGTTTTCGATTTGGTGACTTATCAAAAAGGGGGCGGAATTCTTCATATGTTAAGAAATTATCTTGGTGACGATGCTTTCTTTGCGGGAATGAATGATTATTTAAAAACCAATGAATATCAAAACGCAGAAGCACATCAGCTAAGATTATCATTCGAAAAAGTTTCAGGAAAAGACCTGAATTGGTTCTTCAATCAGTGGTATTTCGGAAGCGGAAACCCGAAATTAAACTATTCATCTACTTTTGAACCTGTTAAAAAACAAGTTACAGTAACAATCAATCAAACTCAGGATCAGCCTTTTGAATTTCCTTTGGCAATTGATGTGTATGATAACGGTAAGCCGAAAAGATATAATGTTTGGGTAAATGCTGAGGCAAAAAATACATTCAATTTTGATGTTTCAAAAACTCCGGATTTAATTAATATCAATGCGGATGGCGTTTTAGTGGCAGATATTACGGATACAAAAACTCCTGAGCAATATTTAATGCAGTTCACAAATTCAAAAGAATTCAAAAACAGATATGCTGCTTTGAACGGGATTAAAGATCAGGTTGGAAAAAATCCTGTAGCAACAAAATTATTGGCTGCGGGGATAAAAGATCCTTATTTTAGAGTGAGAAATAAAGCGTTAGAATTGATGGATTTAAACAATCCTGAACAAATGAAAACGTTAGGGGCTGATGTTGAAAAAATAGCATCAAACGATCCGAAAACCTTAACTCAGGCTGCTGCTATTGCTGCTTTAGCGAAAACTAAGGATAAAAAATACTTTCCGATTTTTGAAAAAGGAGTGAATGCTGTTTCTAATGCTGTGAGAGGAAATTCGTTGGGAGCTATTTCGGCAATTGACCCATCAAGAATGGCTTCTTTGGCTGATAAAATTGATTTAAGCGGTGCTTCAGAAGATCTTTTGACGCAAATGTTACCGATTGTTGTTAAGAATAAAGTGACTTCTCAGATGGCTAATATTGCTCCGATTGCTGCATTTTATCCTTTTGTTAAATTTCAAAATCCGGAGTTGGGAAAATCTGCCGAAGAAGGATTCAATTGGATCATGTCTTCTGACAATCTAAAAGCAACTGAAAGCATTACTAAAATGATTGGACACGCAAAAAGCCAAATGGG harbors:
- a CDS encoding M1 family metallopeptidase, producing the protein MKKAILSIAILGIFFSANVSAQTETSGREKVYRATHTKVTELKHTKLKVNFDYQKEQMNGEEWLTASPYFYPTNELTLDAKGMLIHEVALDINGKKSSLKYDYKNDVLKISLDKTYQKNQDYTVYIKYTSRPNEVKQEGSAAINDAKGLYFINPQGKDPDMPTQIWTQGETESSSAWFPTIDKPNQKSTQEIYMTVPDKYVTLSNGIMKDSQKESNGLRTDHWMMDKRHSTYLFFMGVGEYAIVKDKWKNIPVDYYIEKEYEPYAKQIYGNTPEMIEFFSKKMGYDYPWAKYAQISGRDYVSGAMENTTATLHGSDILQKPGQLIDENSWEDTIAHELFHHWFGDLVTAESWSNLTVNESFANYSEYLWNEYKYGKDQADYHQLEDVNRYIHNPSDFKKNLVRFNYESREDVFDLVTYQKGGGILHMLRNYLGDDAFFAGMNDYLKTNEYQNAEAHQLRLSFEKVSGKDLNWFFNQWYFGSGNPKLNYSSTFEPVKKQVTVTINQTQDQPFEFPLAIDVYDNGKPKRYNVWVNAEAKNTFNFDVSKTPDLININADGVLVADITDTKTPEQYLMQFTNSKEFKNRYAALNGIKDQVGKNPVATKLLAAGIKDPYFRVRNKALELMDLNNPEQMKTLGADVEKIASNDPKTLTQAAAIAALAKTKDKKYFPIFEKGVNAVSNAVRGNSLGAISAIDPSRMASLADKIDLSGASEDLLTQMLPIVVKNKVTSQMANIAPIAAFYPFVKFQNPELGKSAEEGFNWIMSSDNLKATESITKMIGHAKSQMGDNPQAKMMISQMLKDGLSKKMELLKQNPQKASSINPQIDALNKAIEDFK